One window of Solwaraspora sp. WMMA2056 genomic DNA carries:
- a CDS encoding 8-amino-7-oxononanoate synthase, which translates to MADWWDGLRRRAALRATAGLTRELRPRAAGDGQVDLAGNDYLGLTTHREVVAAAATALHRYGLGATGSRLVRGSTDAHTALEAELADWLGTERSLVFSSGYLANLGAIRAVTQPRTLLVSDAHNHASLIDGCRLTGAQTEVVGHADPAAVDALLAAYPGRPAVVVTESVFSVDGDLAPLAALHAVTRRHAALLLVDDAHALGVIGPGGAGGVAAAGLTGAPDVLVTATLSKALGGAGGVLAGPEPLIRHVIDTGRTFIFDTALPPAVAAGALVALRHARAGDRLRTELADRVSAAVRRFTAAGATVGGPPAAGVVSVGAPDPQAAVAWARACHDKGVAVGCFRPPSTPDQRARLRITVNVGVPRADFDHALDVIVECAP; encoded by the coding sequence GTGGCGGACTGGTGGGACGGCCTGCGGCGGCGCGCCGCCCTGCGGGCCACGGCCGGGCTGACCCGGGAGCTGCGCCCCCGGGCGGCCGGCGACGGGCAGGTCGATCTGGCCGGCAACGACTACCTCGGCCTGACGACCCACCGCGAGGTGGTCGCGGCGGCGGCCACCGCACTGCACCGGTACGGACTGGGCGCGACCGGCTCCCGACTGGTGCGCGGATCCACCGACGCGCACACCGCGCTGGAGGCGGAGCTCGCCGACTGGCTCGGCACCGAACGCAGCCTGGTCTTCTCCTCCGGCTACCTGGCGAACCTGGGTGCGATCCGGGCGGTGACGCAGCCGCGTACCCTGCTGGTGTCCGACGCGCACAACCACGCCTCGCTGATCGACGGCTGCCGCCTCACCGGTGCGCAGACCGAGGTCGTCGGGCATGCCGACCCGGCCGCGGTGGACGCCCTGCTCGCCGCGTACCCCGGCCGGCCGGCGGTGGTCGTCACCGAATCGGTCTTCTCCGTCGACGGTGACCTGGCACCGTTGGCCGCCCTGCACGCCGTCACCCGCCGGCATGCGGCGCTGCTGCTGGTCGACGACGCGCACGCCCTCGGCGTGATCGGACCCGGCGGTGCCGGCGGCGTCGCGGCCGCCGGGCTCACCGGCGCGCCCGACGTCCTGGTCACCGCGACCCTGTCCAAGGCGCTCGGCGGTGCCGGGGGAGTGCTGGCCGGCCCCGAGCCGCTGATCCGGCACGTGATCGACACCGGACGGACGTTCATCTTCGACACCGCGCTGCCGCCGGCGGTGGCCGCCGGGGCGCTGGTGGCGCTGCGGCACGCCCGTGCCGGCGACCGGTTGCGCACCGAGCTGGCCGACCGGGTGTCGGCGGCGGTACGCCGGTTCACCGCCGCCGGGGCGACCGTCGGCGGCCCACCGGCGGCCGGGGTGGTCTCGGTCGGTGCGCCCGACCCGCAGGCCGCGGTGGCCTGGGCGCGGGCCTGTCACGACAAGGGGGTGGCGGTCGGCTGTTTCCGGCCGCCGTCCACCCCGGACCAACGGGCCCGGCTGCGGATCACCGTGAACGTCGGGGTGCCCCGGGCCGACTTCGACCACGCGCTGGACGTGATCGTGGAGTGCGCGCCGTGA
- the bioB gene encoding biotin synthase BioB: MSQILDLARAQVLERGVGLDEAGVLAVLRLPDEQLPALLQLAHETRMRWCGPEVEVEGIVSLKTGGCPEDCHFCSQSGLFTSPVRAVWLDIPSLVEAAKQTAATGASEFCIVAAVRGPDARLMKQLREGVAAIRAEVDIQVAASVGMLTQEQVDELVEMGVHRYNHNLETCRSYFPNVVTTHTFEERWETLRMVRDSGMEVCCGGILGLGETIEQRAEFAAQLAELDPHEVPLNFLNPRPGTPLGDRPVVDARDALRAIAGFRLAMPRTILRYAGGREITLGDLGTRDGLLGGINAVIVGNYLTTLGRPATEDLALLADLKMPVKALSATI; the protein is encoded by the coding sequence ATGTCGCAGATCCTCGACCTAGCCCGCGCCCAGGTTCTGGAACGTGGCGTCGGCCTCGACGAAGCCGGTGTCCTGGCCGTGCTGCGGCTGCCCGACGAGCAGTTGCCGGCGCTGCTGCAGCTCGCGCACGAGACGCGGATGCGCTGGTGCGGGCCGGAGGTCGAGGTCGAGGGGATCGTCTCGCTGAAGACTGGCGGTTGCCCGGAGGACTGCCACTTCTGCTCCCAGTCGGGGTTGTTCACCTCCCCGGTGCGGGCGGTGTGGCTGGACATCCCCTCGCTGGTCGAGGCGGCGAAGCAGACCGCGGCGACCGGGGCGAGCGAGTTCTGCATCGTGGCCGCTGTGCGGGGTCCGGACGCGCGCCTGATGAAGCAGCTCCGCGAGGGTGTCGCGGCGATCCGGGCCGAAGTGGACATCCAGGTCGCGGCGTCGGTGGGAATGCTGACCCAGGAGCAGGTCGACGAGCTGGTCGAGATGGGTGTGCACCGGTACAACCACAACCTGGAGACCTGCCGCTCCTACTTTCCGAACGTGGTGACGACGCACACCTTCGAGGAGCGTTGGGAGACGCTGCGGATGGTCCGCGACTCCGGCATGGAGGTGTGCTGCGGCGGCATCCTCGGCCTGGGTGAGACCATCGAGCAGCGGGCCGAGTTCGCCGCGCAGCTGGCCGAGCTGGACCCGCACGAGGTGCCGCTGAACTTCCTGAACCCGAGGCCGGGAACGCCGCTGGGTGACCGGCCGGTGGTCGACGCGCGGGACGCGCTGCGGGCGATCGCCGGGTTCCGGTTGGCGATGCCCCGCACGATCCTGCGGTACGCCGGTGGCCGGGAGATCACCCTTGGCGACCTGGGTACCCGCGACGGGCTGCTCGGCGGGATCAACGCGGTGATCGTCGGCAACTACCTGACCACGTTGGGTCGTCCCGCGACCGAGGATCTGGCGCTGTTGGCCGATCTGAAGATGCCGGTCAAGGCCCTGTCGGCGACGATCTGA
- a CDS encoding GNAT family N-acetyltransferase, with product MTDPATEVAVRAATEADWPGIWRCLAPVVAAGETLTVDPTAPEESVRRYWMSLPHRGRLVVAVDPAGAVLGSARSQPNQGGAGDHVANASFVVDPAASGRGVGRRLGTYMVELARSDGYRAMQFNAVVETNVRAVALWRSLGFDILATVPAAFRHPRHSYVGLHVMYRRL from the coding sequence ATGACTGACCCGGCCACGGAGGTGGCCGTGCGGGCGGCGACGGAGGCGGACTGGCCGGGCATCTGGCGGTGCCTGGCCCCGGTCGTGGCCGCCGGGGAGACCCTCACGGTGGATCCGACGGCGCCGGAGGAGTCGGTAAGGCGGTACTGGATGTCGCTGCCGCACCGGGGCCGTCTGGTGGTGGCGGTCGATCCGGCCGGCGCGGTGCTGGGCTCCGCGCGCAGTCAGCCGAACCAGGGTGGCGCCGGCGACCATGTGGCGAACGCGTCCTTCGTGGTCGACCCGGCCGCGTCGGGGCGGGGTGTCGGCCGGCGACTTGGTACGTACATGGTGGAGTTGGCCCGGTCGGACGGTTACCGGGCGATGCAGTTCAACGCGGTGGTGGAGACGAACGTGCGGGCGGTGGCGCTGTGGCGCTCGCTCGGCTTCGACATCCTGGCCACGGTGCCGGCGGCGTTCCGGCACCCCCGGCACTCCTACGTCGGCCTGCACGTGATGTACCGGCGATTGTGA
- a CDS encoding S8 family peptidase translates to MTVSAIRKVFTTGLLALLVAVGQPAPAQAAGPLGEIRRAGGATAVADSYVVVLHADPAADPATTAHRLTARYGGTVHHVLRAALTGFTVSMSARAARRLAADPAVAHVEQDHVVTPLNAGVQLNPPSWGLDRIDQRYLPLDGRYAYPSTAPNVRAYVIDTGVRRSHTDFGGRVATGFDVIDGGPADDCNGHGTHVAGIIGGRAHGVAKAVQLVPVRVLNCAGSGTTAGVIAGIDWVTANAVRPAVASLALGGGASTALDTAVTASIRSGISYAVPGGSSATSACNTSPARVPAALTVAGTTITDARMSSASYGSCIDLFAPGAGITSTWHTTDTATVTISGSSMASAHVAGCAALVLAANPTWSPAQVANRLVSTATPGVVTNPGTGTPNRLVHCIG, encoded by the coding sequence GTGACAGTCTCCGCGATCCGGAAAGTGTTCACCACCGGCCTGCTCGCCCTGCTGGTGGCGGTCGGACAACCGGCCCCGGCGCAGGCCGCCGGCCCGCTCGGCGAGATCCGCCGGGCCGGTGGTGCCACCGCCGTGGCGGACAGCTACGTCGTCGTCCTGCACGCCGACCCCGCCGCCGACCCCGCGACGACCGCCCACCGGCTCACCGCCCGCTACGGCGGCACTGTGCACCACGTCCTGCGCGCCGCGCTCACCGGATTCACCGTCTCGATGTCCGCTCGGGCGGCCCGCCGCCTCGCCGCCGATCCGGCGGTCGCCCACGTCGAACAGGACCACGTCGTCACCCCGCTGAACGCCGGCGTACAGCTGAATCCGCCGTCCTGGGGCCTGGACCGCATCGACCAGCGCTATCTGCCGCTCGACGGCCGGTACGCCTACCCGTCGACCGCGCCGAACGTTCGGGCCTACGTGATCGACACCGGGGTACGGCGGTCCCACACCGACTTCGGCGGCCGGGTGGCCACCGGATTCGACGTTATCGACGGTGGACCCGCCGACGACTGCAACGGCCACGGCACGCACGTCGCCGGGATCATCGGCGGCCGGGCACACGGGGTGGCCAAGGCCGTCCAGCTGGTGCCGGTACGGGTACTCAACTGCGCCGGGTCGGGCACCACCGCCGGGGTCATCGCCGGAATCGACTGGGTCACCGCCAACGCGGTCCGGCCAGCGGTCGCCAGCCTCGCCCTCGGTGGCGGGGCGAGCACCGCGCTGGACACCGCCGTGACCGCCTCGATCCGTTCCGGGATCAGCTACGCGGTTCCCGGCGGCAGTTCCGCCACCAGCGCCTGCAACACCTCCCCCGCCCGGGTGCCCGCCGCGCTCACCGTCGCCGGCACCACGATCACCGACGCCCGGATGAGCTCGGCGAGCTACGGGTCGTGCATCGACCTGTTCGCCCCCGGCGCGGGCATCACGTCGACCTGGCACACGACCGACACCGCCACGGTGACGATCAGCGGCAGCTCGATGGCCTCGGCGCACGTCGCCGGCTGCGCCGCGCTGGTGCTGGCGGCCAACCCGACGTGGAGTCCGGCCCAGGTCGCCAACCGGCTGGTGTCGACGGCGACCCCCGGTGTGGTCACCAACCCCGGCACCGGCACCCCCAACCGGCTCGTCCACTGCATCGGCTGA
- a CDS encoding GH25 family lysozyme — MPTTVTFDNLPHTSSRLLAAALTLLSVTAMLLITTAVPARAATTPGIDVSHWQGAINWTSVRNSGIEFAYIKATEGTSYKDPRFNTNYVAAYNAGVIRGAYHFALPDRSSGAVQANYLASNGGAWSADSRTLPAALDIEHNPYGAMCYGLSQSAMRSWINDFLATYRSRTGRYAVIYTTTSWWTSCTGNWTGPWSNHPLWIARWSSSPGTLPAGAPYWSFWQYTASGSVAGVAGAVDRNHWNGTRARLVALANNT; from the coding sequence ATGCCCACCACCGTCACTTTCGACAATCTTCCGCACACTTCGAGTCGACTGCTCGCCGCAGCGCTCACCCTGCTGAGTGTCACCGCGATGCTGCTGATCACCACCGCCGTACCGGCGCGGGCGGCGACCACCCCCGGTATCGATGTCTCACACTGGCAGGGCGCGATCAACTGGACCAGCGTGCGCAACAGCGGAATCGAGTTCGCCTACATCAAGGCCACCGAGGGCACCAGCTACAAGGATCCCCGGTTCAACACCAACTACGTGGCGGCGTACAACGCCGGGGTGATCCGGGGCGCTTACCATTTCGCGCTCCCGGACCGCTCCTCCGGTGCCGTCCAGGCCAACTACCTGGCCAGCAACGGTGGCGCGTGGTCGGCGGACAGCCGTACGCTGCCGGCGGCCCTGGACATCGAGCACAACCCGTACGGCGCGATGTGCTACGGGCTCAGCCAGTCGGCGATGCGCAGCTGGATCAACGATTTCCTGGCCACCTACCGGTCGCGGACCGGCCGGTACGCGGTCATCTACACGACCACCAGCTGGTGGACCAGCTGCACCGGCAACTGGACCGGGCCGTGGAGCAACCACCCGTTGTGGATCGCCCGATGGTCGTCGAGCCCGGGAACGCTGCCGGCCGGCGCCCCGTACTGGTCGTTCTGGCAGTACACCGCGAGCGGCAGCGTCGCCGGTGTCGCCGGGGCGGTCGACCGCAACCACTGGAACGGTACGCGGGCCCGGCTGGTCGCCCTGGCCAACAACACCTGA
- a CDS encoding low temperature requirement protein A: protein MTADNRLGLLRGEQAPRRATFLELFFDLVFVVALALLSETLVNRLSLVGAVESAILLLAIWWVWVITTLVTDLYNPDSTAIKAVTVGVMFGALLMAAALPAAFGDRALLFAGAYVAIHLGRGLFFFLLLHEQMARQRALRIWAWFGVSAVPWLVGAVLGGTAQLLLWAVALALEYAVFAAGYPVPGRRSVPASQFNPTAEHLAERYHQFFIIALGDIILVAGLAFSRDAVTPGRTIGFVVAFASAAILFRIYVHCAGAQLTNAIEAARTPGQFTRAAPFTHLLMIAGVVATATSAKLVIDQPTGTIPASWSIVIVGGAVVFLLGRSRFEYEVFGRFGWPLLAGTGALVLLAPALPHLPPVWVAGCVNLVLLTIVVFDLALRGRRNPVPVDPPL from the coding sequence GTGACCGCTGACAACCGGCTCGGACTGCTGCGCGGCGAGCAGGCACCGCGCCGGGCCACGTTCCTGGAGCTCTTCTTCGACCTGGTCTTCGTCGTCGCCCTCGCGCTGCTGTCGGAGACCCTGGTGAACCGGCTCAGCCTGGTCGGTGCCGTCGAATCGGCGATCCTGCTGCTCGCGATCTGGTGGGTCTGGGTGATCACCACCCTGGTCACCGACCTCTACAACCCGGACAGCACCGCGATCAAGGCCGTGACGGTCGGCGTCATGTTCGGGGCGCTGCTGATGGCGGCGGCGCTGCCGGCGGCCTTCGGCGACCGCGCCCTGCTGTTCGCCGGCGCGTACGTGGCCATCCACCTCGGTCGAGGTCTGTTCTTCTTTCTGCTGCTGCACGAGCAGATGGCGCGCCAGCGGGCGCTGCGGATCTGGGCCTGGTTCGGTGTCTCCGCGGTGCCGTGGCTGGTCGGCGCCGTCCTCGGCGGCACCGCGCAGCTGCTGCTCTGGGCGGTCGCGTTGGCGCTCGAGTACGCCGTGTTCGCTGCCGGCTACCCGGTGCCCGGCCGCCGGTCGGTCCCGGCGAGCCAGTTCAACCCGACGGCCGAGCATCTGGCCGAGCGGTACCACCAGTTCTTCATCATCGCCCTCGGCGACATCATCCTGGTGGCCGGGCTGGCGTTCAGCCGTGACGCCGTCACGCCCGGTCGGACGATCGGGTTCGTCGTGGCGTTCGCCAGCGCCGCGATCCTGTTCCGGATCTACGTGCACTGTGCCGGTGCCCAACTGACCAACGCCATCGAGGCCGCCCGCACACCGGGCCAGTTCACCCGGGCGGCACCGTTCACCCACCTGCTGATGATCGCCGGTGTGGTGGCGACCGCCACCAGCGCGAAGCTGGTCATCGACCAGCCGACCGGCACCATTCCGGCCAGCTGGTCGATCGTGATCGTCGGGGGTGCGGTGGTCTTCCTGCTCGGTCGCAGCCGGTTCGAGTACGAGGTCTTCGGCCGGTTCGGCTGGCCGCTGCTGGCCGGCACCGGGGCGTTGGTGCTGCTCGCCCCGGCGTTGCCGCACCTGCCGCCGGTGTGGGTCGCCGGCTGCGTCAACCTGGTGCTGCTGACGATCGTCGTGTTCGACCTGGCGCTGCGCGGTCGGCGCAACCCGGTGCCGGTGGACCCGCCGTTGTGA
- a CDS encoding glycoside hydrolase family 9 protein, with amino-acid sequence MRESNRPASVVTGRTRRQRRLAAAGLAVLLAAVTVLLAAPRSGAAAAGPFNYGEALQKSLLFYEAQQSGPLPQWNRVSWRGDSALTDGADVGLDLTGGWYDAGDHVKFGFPMAFTTTMLAWGAVEYRAGYTASGQLPHLLNNLRFVNDYFIKAHPSPNVLYGQVGKGDDDHKWWGPAEVMPMARPAYRIDASCGGSDLAAETAAAMAASSMVFRPTDPAYADTLVRHARQLYTFADTVRKAYHECITDATSFYRSWSGYQDELVWGAIWLHRATGEASYLAKAEAEYDNLGTEPQTTTRAYKWTLAWDNKQFGAYVLLANLTGKQKYVDDANRWLDYWTVGVNGERIRTSPGGMAVLDTWGALRYAANTAFAALVYSDNTTDATRRTRYHDFAVRQIDYALGDNPRNSSYVIGFGANSPRNPHHRTAHGSWWDSMQVPEQTRHVLYGALVGGPSAPDDAYTDRRDDYVMNEVATDYNAGFTSALARLHIEYGGTPLANFPQPQAPDIDEMSVETTIMQNETRSTGVKVIIYNKSAFPARVLTRATFRYYFVRDGSGTLQVSSPYSQGCPEPTEARQHSGDLWYVEVDCTGHTIAPAGQSAHRMEVQLKIGVAEGGTWNPANDPSYQASAGPNRSVPLYDGGQLIWGQEPDGPSPTPSPSVSPSVSPSPSVSPTPSPSVSPSVSPSPSVSPSVSPTPSPTGTLPVLGCRVAYGTNDWSTGFTGTVTITNMGGSPINGWTLRFAFPGGQLLTQGWSATWSQSGNQVTATNASWNGALAPGASTSIGFNGTHPGSNPRPTSFSLNGAVCTTV; translated from the coding sequence ATGCGCGAAAGCAATAGACCGGCCAGCGTCGTCACTGGTCGGACCCGACGACAACGCCGGCTGGCCGCCGCCGGCCTGGCGGTCCTGCTCGCCGCGGTCACGGTGCTTCTGGCGGCGCCGCGTTCCGGCGCGGCCGCAGCCGGGCCGTTCAACTACGGCGAGGCCCTGCAGAAGTCACTGCTGTTCTACGAGGCACAGCAGTCCGGCCCGCTGCCGCAGTGGAACCGCGTCTCCTGGCGGGGCGACTCGGCACTGACCGACGGCGCCGACGTCGGCCTCGATCTGACCGGTGGCTGGTACGACGCCGGAGACCACGTCAAGTTCGGCTTTCCGATGGCATTCACCACGACGATGCTCGCCTGGGGCGCGGTCGAGTACCGCGCCGGCTACACCGCCTCCGGGCAGCTGCCGCACCTGCTGAACAACCTGCGGTTCGTCAACGACTACTTCATCAAGGCCCACCCGTCGCCCAACGTGCTCTACGGCCAGGTCGGCAAGGGCGACGACGACCACAAATGGTGGGGTCCGGCCGAGGTGATGCCGATGGCGCGGCCGGCGTACCGCATCGATGCCAGCTGTGGCGGCTCGGACCTGGCCGCCGAGACGGCGGCCGCGATGGCCGCGTCGTCGATGGTGTTCCGGCCGACCGACCCGGCGTACGCCGACACGCTGGTCCGCCACGCCCGGCAGCTCTACACCTTCGCCGACACCGTACGTAAGGCGTACCACGAGTGCATCACCGACGCGACCAGCTTCTACCGCTCCTGGAGCGGTTACCAGGATGAACTGGTCTGGGGCGCGATCTGGCTGCACCGGGCCACCGGGGAGGCGTCCTACCTGGCCAAGGCCGAGGCCGAGTACGACAACCTCGGCACCGAACCGCAGACCACCACCCGTGCCTACAAGTGGACCCTGGCCTGGGACAACAAGCAGTTCGGCGCGTACGTGCTGCTGGCGAACCTGACCGGCAAGCAGAAGTACGTCGACGACGCCAACCGCTGGCTGGACTACTGGACCGTCGGGGTCAACGGCGAGAGGATCCGTACCTCGCCCGGTGGCATGGCCGTGCTGGACACCTGGGGCGCACTGCGCTACGCGGCGAACACCGCGTTCGCCGCGCTGGTCTACAGCGACAACACCACCGACGCCACCCGCCGGACCCGCTACCACGACTTCGCGGTGCGGCAGATCGACTACGCGCTCGGCGACAACCCGCGCAATTCCAGTTACGTCATCGGTTTCGGGGCGAATTCGCCGCGCAACCCGCACCATCGCACCGCGCACGGGTCCTGGTGGGACAGCATGCAGGTGCCCGAGCAGACCCGGCACGTGCTGTACGGCGCGTTGGTCGGTGGTCCGTCGGCGCCCGACGACGCGTACACCGACCGGCGGGACGACTACGTCATGAACGAGGTCGCCACCGACTACAACGCCGGCTTCACCTCCGCCCTGGCCAGACTCCACATCGAGTACGGCGGCACCCCACTGGCCAACTTCCCGCAACCGCAGGCACCGGACATCGACGAGATGTCGGTCGAGACGACGATCATGCAGAACGAGACCCGGTCGACCGGCGTCAAGGTGATCATCTACAACAAGTCGGCCTTCCCTGCGCGGGTGTTGACCCGGGCCACCTTCCGGTACTACTTCGTGCGGGACGGCTCCGGCACGCTCCAGGTGAGCAGCCCGTACAGCCAGGGGTGCCCGGAACCGACCGAGGCCCGGCAGCACTCCGGTGACCTGTGGTACGTCGAGGTCGACTGCACCGGTCACACCATCGCTCCGGCTGGTCAGTCGGCGCACCGGATGGAAGTGCAACTCAAGATCGGGGTCGCCGAGGGTGGCACCTGGAATCCGGCCAACGACCCGTCGTACCAGGCGAGCGCCGGGCCGAACCGGTCGGTGCCGCTCTACGACGGTGGCCAGCTGATCTGGGGGCAGGAGCCGGACGGACCGTCACCGACCCCGTCGCCGTCGGTGAGCCCGTCGGTCTCACCGAGCCCGTCGGTCTCGCCCACGCCGTCGCCGTCGGTGAGCCCGTCGGTCAGCCCGTCGCCGTCGGTGAGTCCGTCGGTGTCGCCGACCCCGTCGCCGACCGGCACGTTGCCGGTGCTGGGCTGCCGGGTGGCCTACGGCACCAACGACTGGTCCACCGGGTTCACCGGCACGGTGACGATCACCAACATGGGCGGTTCCCCGATCAACGGGTGGACGCTGCGGTTCGCCTTCCCCGGTGGTCAGCTCCTCACCCAGGGTTGGTCCGCCACCTGGTCGCAGAGCGGCAACCAGGTGACCGCCACCAACGCGTCCTGGAACGGTGCCCTCGCTCCGGGCGCGAGCACCAGCATCGGGTTCAACGGCACCCATCCGGGCAGCAACCCACGACCGACCTCGTTCAGCCTCAACGGTGCGGTCTGCACCACGGTCTGA
- a CDS encoding GNAT family N-acetyltransferase, with protein sequence MALWRIRATVDDRPGYLAVLTASLALRAVNILAVQVHTTEAGAVDDFLVDAPETLTEADLIAAVERGRGRDPWVARAEARGLADQPTRSLALANRLVRDPEALGDVLRALLGASTVTWRPAPVPEPAARLSDTMRLPDPAGGCYDVVRREPSFTPAEFARAQALVELAAAVNRRTGDQVNLMLADGTELTVRSAVTDDLPALRAMISHCPVSSGTPGLPGRPVATVTARLQRMLEQPRGLLLVAVEGSAAGDQIVGVGQLVVEGALGEVSLLVEPTWRRRGVGTALLRRLAAAAGRAGQLALVAHVAASDLGMLRTLARLHRPGPVEQDGELMSVTVPLVDRPVDVAAPTPAATT encoded by the coding sequence ATGGCGCTGTGGCGGATCAGAGCGACGGTGGACGACCGGCCGGGGTACCTGGCCGTGCTCACCGCCAGCCTGGCGTTGCGTGCGGTGAACATCCTCGCCGTCCAGGTGCACACCACCGAGGCGGGCGCGGTCGACGACTTCCTGGTCGACGCCCCGGAGACGCTGACCGAGGCTGACCTGATCGCCGCGGTGGAGCGCGGCCGGGGCCGCGACCCGTGGGTCGCCCGGGCCGAGGCCCGCGGCCTGGCCGATCAGCCGACCCGGTCGCTGGCGCTGGCCAACCGGCTGGTCCGGGATCCGGAGGCGCTCGGTGACGTCCTGCGGGCGTTGCTGGGTGCCAGTACGGTGACCTGGCGTCCGGCCCCGGTGCCGGAGCCGGCCGCCCGACTGTCCGACACCATGCGGCTGCCCGATCCGGCCGGCGGCTGCTACGACGTCGTACGCCGGGAGCCCAGCTTCACCCCGGCCGAGTTCGCTCGGGCCCAGGCGCTGGTGGAGCTGGCGGCAGCGGTCAACCGTCGGACCGGTGACCAGGTCAACCTGATGCTGGCCGACGGCACCGAGCTGACCGTGCGGTCCGCCGTCACCGACGATCTGCCCGCCCTGCGGGCGATGATCTCCCACTGCCCGGTGTCCAGCGGTACGCCGGGTCTGCCCGGTCGCCCGGTCGCGACGGTCACCGCCCGGTTGCAGCGGATGTTGGAGCAGCCCCGTGGTCTGCTGCTGGTCGCCGTCGAGGGCAGCGCGGCTGGCGATCAGATCGTCGGCGTCGGGCAGTTGGTCGTCGAGGGCGCACTCGGCGAGGTGTCACTGCTGGTGGAGCCGACCTGGCGGCGGCGTGGAGTCGGTACCGCGCTGCTGCGTCGGCTCGCCGCGGCCGCCGGCCGCGCCGGCCAACTGGCGCTGGTGGCGCATGTCGCCGCCAGCGATCTCGGCATGCTCCGGACGCTGGCCCGGCTGCACCGTCCCGGGCCGGTCGAGCAGGACGGGGAACTGATGAGCGTAACGGTGCCGTTGGTCGATCGGCCGGTCGACGTCGCGGCACCGACTCCCGCCGCCACGACCTAG
- a CDS encoding amino acid-binding protein produces the protein MLLRVRVTLPDRPGALGQVARTLGVAGADIVQVTVLERLGGRAVDDFTVVWPGAARVDRLLAGLAAIPGVQVDGVWRAIGTPVTGGQDAELLAQVAGNPVDGLATLVDAVPGLLAADWAAAAVVPADWAIRSGARQSSGAAAPATLTSFDLSGPDGPGHSREGFVAGLSVPVDEPPSAGAPAVAYASWRAPVPLRLPEVTPLRARPMDGPDGVRYASVPFGRAGLVLIVARSDGDGLPAAAFHITEVDRIAQLVRAATVILGDRLDLVGADPVVVRR, from the coding sequence ATGTTGCTGAGGGTTCGCGTGACCCTGCCGGACCGGCCCGGCGCACTCGGCCAGGTGGCCCGCACACTCGGTGTCGCCGGCGCCGACATCGTCCAGGTGACCGTACTGGAGCGGCTCGGTGGCCGGGCGGTGGACGACTTCACCGTCGTCTGGCCCGGAGCGGCCCGGGTCGACCGGCTGCTCGCCGGACTGGCCGCCATTCCCGGCGTCCAGGTCGACGGGGTGTGGCGCGCGATCGGTACGCCCGTCACCGGTGGACAGGACGCCGAGCTGCTGGCCCAGGTGGCCGGCAACCCGGTCGACGGGTTGGCCACCCTGGTCGATGCCGTACCCGGTCTGCTCGCCGCCGACTGGGCCGCCGCCGCCGTGGTGCCGGCCGACTGGGCGATCCGTAGCGGCGCCCGGCAGTCGTCCGGCGCCGCCGCGCCCGCGACCTTGACCTCGTTCGACCTGTCCGGTCCGGACGGGCCGGGCCACTCCCGCGAGGGCTTCGTCGCCGGGCTGAGCGTGCCGGTCGACGAGCCACCGTCCGCTGGCGCGCCAGCGGTGGCGTACGCCAGCTGGCGGGCCCCGGTGCCGCTGCGGCTGCCCGAGGTCACTCCGCTGCGTGCCCGCCCGATGGACGGGCCCGACGGGGTCCGCTACGCCTCGGTGCCGTTCGGCCGCGCCGGCCTGGTGCTGATCGTGGCGCGGTCCGACGGCGACGGGCTGCCGGCTGCCGCCTTCCACATCACCGAGGTGGACCGGATCGCCCAACTGGTCCGGGCCGCCACGGTGATTCTCGGCGACCGGCTCGACCTGGTCGGTGCCGACCCGGTCGTGGTCCGGCGCTGA